A portion of the Selenihalanaerobacter shriftii genome contains these proteins:
- a CDS encoding methyl-accepting chemotaxis protein produces the protein MNLINKILDKKLLLKTLLFSGIIGLVGLLILGGFTYRAVKSELLASYKNKVEMINVGITDHINWELKKYSRINSIKDVPVQKEFINKIKKYINNSNSENFGGIDKGYTYIINRAGTLISHTTDESKKPINDKTIKKMLKGKKGEMTYKWQGEDKYITYSYIPELDWVIATSSYIDEMVKQAYYIRDIILIFSLLAIILMGIGAIFVTKYITCPINTLVNIMEEAEEGDLTPRVDFVDRQDELGQLGSSFNMMLDKIVCLIQDTVSTSKEVSKVSNKLSAISNNAQNLSEQSADTIEEMVQGVSKQSEQLDDVSGIIQQISTITEETAVQSENAQNKSMQTLKKAKIGNEAVKKVVNKMNVIQDNVDESADVIYRLGKKSNQISEIIEIISNIAKQTDLLALNAAIEAARAGEHGQGFAVVADEVRKLAEESREATEQVADIINEIQLETNEAVAAIREGTQEVTEGEELADNAGEALENIMKFMQGTAKMIEDISSGAEEQSANTQQVVAFINDITAAAQEMAAGTRETLTVTKDQADVAGEVSNVAESLNNKVRELNSKINRFKLPTDEG, from the coding sequence ATGAATTTGATAAATAAAATACTGGATAAAAAACTTTTGCTTAAGACTTTACTTTTCTCGGGAATAATAGGATTAGTGGGGTTATTAATCTTAGGCGGATTTACCTATAGAGCTGTAAAAAGTGAATTATTAGCTTCCTATAAAAATAAAGTTGAAATGATTAACGTTGGGATTACTGACCATATAAATTGGGAGCTTAAAAAATATAGTAGAATAAATTCAATTAAGGATGTTCCTGTTCAAAAAGAGTTTATTAATAAAATTAAGAAATACATAAATAATAGTAATAGTGAGAACTTTGGAGGTATAGATAAAGGTTATACATACATTATAAATAGAGCAGGTACTTTGATTAGTCATACAACGGATGAGAGTAAGAAGCCTATTAATGATAAAACTATCAAAAAAATGTTAAAAGGGAAAAAAGGAGAGATGACTTATAAATGGCAGGGTGAAGATAAGTACATAACTTATAGTTATATACCAGAATTAGACTGGGTTATAGCAACTAGTAGTTACATTGATGAGATGGTAAAACAAGCATATTATATTAGAGATATAATACTGATTTTTAGTTTGTTAGCTATAATTTTGATGGGAATAGGTGCTATTTTTGTAACTAAGTATATTACTTGTCCAATTAATACTTTAGTTAATATTATGGAAGAAGCCGAAGAAGGAGATTTAACTCCTAGAGTTGATTTTGTAGACCGACAGGATGAATTAGGTCAGTTAGGGTCTAGTTTTAATATGATGTTAGATAAGATTGTTTGTTTAATACAGGATACTGTGTCAACTAGTAAAGAGGTTTCAAAGGTTTCGAATAAATTATCTGCTATATCTAATAATGCCCAAAATCTTTCTGAACAATCAGCAGATACTATTGAAGAAATGGTTCAAGGAGTGAGCAAGCAGTCTGAACAATTAGATGATGTTTCTGGAATTATTCAGCAAATTTCAACAATTACTGAGGAAACAGCAGTTCAATCAGAGAATGCTCAAAATAAGTCAATGCAAACATTAAAAAAAGCAAAGATTGGAAATGAAGCTGTTAAAAAAGTTGTCAATAAGATGAATGTGATTCAAGATAATGTTGATGAATCAGCAGATGTAATTTATAGATTGGGAAAGAAATCTAACCAAATAAGCGAGATCATAGAAATCATTTCTAATATAGCTAAACAAACCGATCTTTTAGCATTAAATGCAGCTATTGAGGCTGCTAGAGCAGGAGAACATGGACAAGGTTTTGCAGTGGTAGCAGATGAGGTGAGGAAATTAGCTGAAGAGTCAAGAGAAGCTACTGAACAAGTAGCAGATATAATTAATGAAATTCAGTTAGAGACTAATGAGGCAGTAGCTGCTATTAGAGAGGGAACTCAAGAGGTAACAGAAGGTGAAGAATTAGCAGATAATGCAGGAGAAGCATTAGAAAATATCATGAAATTCATGCAGGGAACTGCTAAGATGATTGAAGACATATCTAGTGGTGCCGAAGAACAATCTGCAAATACTCAACAAGTAGTTGCTTTTATAAATGATATAACAGCAGCTGCTCAAGAAATGGCAGCCGGAACAAGAGAAACATTAACTGTAACAAAAGACCAGGCTGATGTAGCCGGAGAAGTCTCTAATGTAGCTGAATCACTGAATAATAAAGTTAGAGAGTTAAATTCTAAAATTAATAGATTTAAATTACCAACTGATGAAGGATAA
- a CDS encoding NAD(P)/FAD-dependent oxidoreductase: MVEDKKFEVAVIGGGPAGMSAAVNVKIRNKDVVIFESQELGGKILTAPHVDNYLGFYDVNGRELVNNFVAHINKLEVEVIEEKIVQIYSMGDYFALTTNQESYKAEKIILATGVNNQAQIDGEADFLGKGVSYCATCDGQLFRDKEVVVIGYSEKSIEEVNYLSELATTYFIPQYDGEFVELNSEVEVIKDKPQEIKGDNLVNELILENNSLEVEGIFILRPTVPTDEIISGLELEGNFIKINEKFETNFEGVYAAGDCVGAPLQVAKAIGDGQVAALNSVKK; this comes from the coding sequence ATGGTTGAAGATAAAAAGTTTGAAGTAGCGGTAATTGGTGGTGGACCAGCTGGAATGTCAGCAGCGGTAAATGTTAAGATTAGAAATAAAGATGTAGTAATCTTTGAAAGCCAAGAATTAGGTGGTAAGATTTTAACTGCTCCTCATGTTGATAATTATTTAGGATTTTATGATGTTAATGGTAGAGAGCTAGTTAACAATTTCGTTGCTCATATTAATAAATTAGAGGTTGAAGTTATTGAGGAAAAAATAGTACAAATCTATTCTATGGGAGATTATTTTGCTTTAACGACTAATCAAGAAAGCTATAAAGCAGAAAAGATTATTCTAGCTACCGGGGTTAATAACCAAGCTCAGATAGATGGTGAGGCTGACTTTTTAGGTAAAGGAGTCAGTTATTGTGCCACTTGTGATGGTCAGCTATTTAGGGATAAGGAAGTAGTAGTTATTGGCTATTCAGAAAAGAGTATAGAAGAAGTTAATTATTTATCCGAGTTAGCTACTACTTATTTTATACCACAATATGATGGAGAATTTGTTGAGTTAAATTCTGAGGTAGAGGTAATAAAAGATAAGCCCCAAGAGATTAAAGGAGATAATTTAGTTAATGAATTGATTTTAGAGAATAATAGTTTAGAAGTAGAGGGAATATTTATTTTAAGACCTACTGTGCCAACAGATGAGATAATTTCAGGGTTAGAATTAGAAGGTAATTTTATTAAAATTAATGAAAAATTTGAAACTAATTTTGAGGGAGTATATGCTGCAGGAGACTGTGTGGGGGCACCTTTACAGGTAGCAAAAGCAATAGGTGATGGTCAGGTTGCAGCTTTAAACTCTGTCAAAAAATAA
- a CDS encoding phenylacetate--CoA ligase family protein: protein MIWNENQEQLSRAKLTKLQVTRLQKTIERIYDNVPFYTEKLNKKRIKPEDITSIEDLSKLPFTTKDDLRDNYPFGLFAVPLEEIVRIHSSSGTTGKPTVVGYTQKDIKTWTELLARTMACAGINKGDIVQNAFGYGLFTGGLGLHYGAEKIGASVVPISGGNTKRQVKLMNDFKSTALMCTPSYALYIAEVAEELGFDIKNSKLKYGVFGAEPWSNNMRKEIEELLGIRATDIYGLSEIIGPGVASECEAQEGLHIFEDHFIPEVIDPETGENLGYGKKGELVFTTITKTGLPVIRYRTKDISVLHKEKCSCGRTHVRMERVSGRVDDMLIIRGVNVFPSQIESVLLDISETKPHYQLVVEREERLDRLEVWVEVSDAIFSDEVRRLEDLERKIHHEIESVLGISVKIKLVEPNTIPRSEGKAQRVVDKRKL, encoded by the coding sequence TTGATTTGGAATGAAAATCAAGAGCAATTAAGCAGGGCTAAACTAACTAAATTACAAGTCACAAGATTACAAAAGACAATAGAGAGAATATATGATAATGTACCTTTTTATACAGAAAAATTAAATAAAAAGAGAATAAAACCAGAAGATATTACATCAATAGAGGATTTATCTAAACTTCCTTTTACTACTAAGGACGATTTAAGAGACAATTATCCTTTTGGTTTATTCGCCGTGCCTCTAGAGGAGATAGTTAGAATCCACTCCTCATCTGGAACTACTGGCAAACCTACTGTTGTAGGTTATACTCAAAAAGACATAAAAACTTGGACTGAATTATTAGCACGAACTATGGCTTGTGCTGGGATAAATAAAGGGGATATTGTTCAAAATGCCTTTGGTTATGGACTCTTCACAGGTGGATTAGGCCTACATTATGGTGCGGAAAAAATAGGAGCTTCAGTAGTACCAATTTCTGGCGGCAATACTAAACGTCAAGTTAAATTAATGAATGATTTCAAAAGCACAGCATTAATGTGTACACCATCATATGCTCTTTATATAGCAGAAGTTGCTGAAGAATTAGGTTTTGATATTAAAAATTCAAAACTTAAATATGGTGTTTTTGGAGCAGAACCTTGGTCTAATAATATGAGAAAAGAAATTGAAGAATTATTAGGAATTAGAGCAACTGACATCTATGGTTTAAGTGAAATTATTGGTCCAGGCGTAGCTAGTGAATGTGAAGCTCAAGAGGGATTACATATCTTTGAGGATCATTTTATTCCTGAAGTTATAGACCCTGAAACTGGAGAAAATTTAGGATACGGCAAAAAGGGTGAACTAGTATTTACTACTATTACTAAAACTGGATTACCTGTCATTAGATACAGAACTAAAGATATCTCAGTGCTCCATAAAGAAAAGTGTAGTTGTGGAAGAACTCATGTCCGAATGGAAAGAGTCAGTGGAAGAGTAGATGATATGTTAATTATTCGCGGTGTTAATGTCTTCCCATCTCAAATTGAAAGCGTCTTATTAGATATTAGTGAAACTAAACCGCATTATCAATTAGTAGTAGAACGTGAAGAAAGATTAGATAGATTAGAAGTCTGGGTTGAAGTCTCTGATGCAATCTTCTCTGATGAAGTAAGAAGATTAGAAGACTTAGAGAGAAAAATTCATCACGAAATCGAAAGTGTTTTAGGGATCTCAGTGAAAATTAAATTAGTAGAACCAAATACTATTCCTCGTAGTGAAGGTAAAGCACAACGAGTTGTTGATAAGCGCAAATTATAA
- a CDS encoding amino acid-binding protein has translation MKVKQLSIFLENKSGRLADVTETLGTKEIDIRALSIADTSDFGILRLIVDQPSKALNILKEEDFTVSETDVIAVEVSDKPGGLASALDILENENINIEYMYAFVEKSSNDALVVFRVESIEEAVNTLESKGFNLLSANEVYEL, from the coding sequence ATGAAAGTAAAACAGCTTTCAATCTTTTTGGAAAACAAATCTGGTCGCTTAGCAGATGTAACTGAAACATTAGGTACTAAAGAAATTGATATTCGTGCTCTATCAATTGCTGATACCTCAGATTTTGGTATTCTAAGATTAATTGTAGACCAACCTTCTAAAGCATTAAACATCTTAAAAGAAGAGGATTTTACTGTTAGTGAAACCGATGTAATTGCCGTAGAAGTTAGTGATAAGCCTGGTGGTTTGGCAAGTGCTCTAGATATTTTAGAAAATGAAAATATTAATATTGAATATATGTATGCATTTGTGGAAAAATCATCTAATGATGCATTAGTTGTCTTTAGAGTAGAGTCAATAGAAGAAGCAGTAAACACGTTAGAATCCAAAGGCTTTAACTTATTAAGTGCAAATGAAGTTTATGAATTATAA
- a CDS encoding DUF1667 domain-containing protein, whose product MSKEVITCINCPLGCKVDLTVEEGEIVEIEGNKCPRGKDYVINEFKCPTRILPTTVRVKGGKLPLVPVKTAKPIPKDRLEDAMKVLAMVDLKAPVQLGDVVVENLLDTGVKVVTTRNLSVKN is encoded by the coding sequence ATGAGTAAAGAAGTAATCACGTGTATCAACTGTCCTTTAGGATGCAAAGTAGACCTAACAGTAGAAGAGGGAGAGATTGTAGAGATTGAAGGGAATAAGTGTCCGCGGGGTAAAGATTATGTAATTAATGAATTTAAGTGCCCAACACGGATACTGCCTACTACTGTTAGGGTAAAAGGTGGTAAGCTACCTTTAGTTCCGGTTAAGACTGCTAAACCCATTCCTAAAGATAGATTAGAAGATGCTATGAAAGTATTAGCTATGGTAGACTTGAAGGCCCCAGTTCAATTAGGAGATGTAGTAGTTGAGAATTTGTTAGATACAGGAGTTAAAGTGGTGACTACTAGAAATTTATCGGTTAAAAATTAA
- a CDS encoding NAD(P)/FAD-dependent oxidoreductase has product MNRLDYELVVIGGGPAGLAAAYEARDKGAKDILIIERDFELGGILQQCIHNGFGLHEFKEELTGPEYAHRFIEMVEEKNIDVKLNTMVLEVTNDKKIYAVNKEDGMFEIQAEAVILAMGCRERTREAINIPGTRPAGVMTAGTAQRYVNMEGYLPGKKTVILGSGDIGLIMARRMHLEGAEVEAVLELLPYSGGLPRNIVQCLDDFDIPLKLSHTIVKIHGQKRLEGVTVAQVDENLKPIKETEEYIECDTLLLSVGLIPENELSKDAGVNLDTKTGGPIVNENRETDVPGIFACGNVLHVHDLVDYVTQESRITGKSAAEYILGNVDKRTEGIQLVAGENIGYVVPQKIEVKDDERKRVDLYMRGTEPMENVKVVISANGEELMNLKEKHVEPAEMLVKPIPQKFISKLADGSQIKVDIVKESEQNE; this is encoded by the coding sequence ATGAATAGATTAGATTATGAATTAGTAGTAATTGGTGGAGGTCCAGCAGGATTGGCTGCTGCTTATGAAGCACGAGATAAAGGGGCTAAGGATATATTAATTATTGAAAGAGATTTTGAATTAGGTGGGATCTTACAACAATGTATCCATAATGGCTTTGGATTACATGAATTTAAAGAAGAATTAACTGGGCCTGAATATGCCCATCGCTTTATTGAAATGGTAGAAGAGAAGAATATAGATGTTAAATTGAATACAATGGTATTAGAAGTAACTAATGATAAGAAGATATATGCTGTTAATAAAGAGGATGGTATGTTTGAAATTCAAGCAGAAGCAGTAATTTTAGCAATGGGCTGTCGAGAAAGAACTAGAGAAGCGATTAATATTCCAGGAACAAGACCAGCTGGAGTTATGACGGCAGGAACAGCCCAACGATATGTTAATATGGAAGGATATTTACCAGGTAAGAAGACAGTGATTTTAGGTTCTGGAGATATTGGCTTAATAATGGCTAGACGGATGCATTTAGAAGGTGCGGAAGTTGAAGCTGTTTTAGAGCTATTGCCTTATTCTGGGGGGTTGCCAAGAAACATTGTCCAATGTTTAGATGATTTCGATATTCCATTAAAATTGAGTCATACAATAGTAAAGATTCATGGTCAAAAGAGATTAGAAGGAGTAACAGTTGCTCAAGTTGATGAAAATTTAAAACCGATCAAGGAAACAGAAGAATATATCGAGTGTGATACTTTACTATTATCAGTAGGCTTAATCCCTGAAAATGAGTTATCTAAAGATGCAGGTGTCAATTTAGATACTAAAACAGGCGGTCCAATAGTTAATGAGAATAGAGAAACAGATGTGCCGGGGATCTTTGCTTGTGGAAATGTACTTCATGTGCATGACTTAGTAGATTATGTGACTCAAGAAAGTAGAATTACAGGTAAGAGTGCTGCTGAATATATATTAGGAAATGTAGATAAACGAACAGAAGGTATTCAATTAGTAGCAGGTGAAAATATTGGATATGTAGTTCCACAGAAGATTGAAGTTAAAGATGATGAACGTAAAAGAGTTGATCTATATATGAGAGGAACAGAACCAATGGAAAATGTAAAGGTGGTTATTAGTGCTAATGGTGAAGAATTAATGAATTTAAAAGAAAAGCATGTGGAACCGGCTGAAATGTTAGTTAAGCCTATTCCGCAAAAGTTTATTAGTAAATTAGCCGATGGCAGTCAAATTAAAGTGGATATTGTCAAGGAGAGTGAGCAGAATGAGTAA
- a CDS encoding NAD(P)/FAD-dependent oxidoreductase, translating to MKETEVVIIGGGVIGTAIARELANYNVDVVLVEKDADLASGTSKANSGIIHAGYNADPTKLKGRLNVRSNKLFDQLTKELNVPFKRIGSLVVAKAEEEIEVLKELKKRGEENGLKDLKIVQGSQLVDLEPNLNEEIIAALYAPTAGIICPYELTIAQGENAAKNGVEVLLETEVTDIEVKYNHKLIKTNQGEIKTDYVINAAGVYADKVARMVGIDDFEITPRRGEYYLFDKEKGSEVNHVIFQVPTEVSKGILVTPTVDDNLLIGPNAEVIDDKDNVATTRKGLDEVINGAKRTLPELSLRGLVTEFTGLRAAEVKSGDFIIEAAKEVKDFINVAGIQSPGLSCAPAIGEMVAEILQEEGLHLVTKETFEPYREEPVRFRELTYEERAELVEKDNNYGQIICRCETVTEGEIVDAIHRPVPATTIGAIKRRTRAGMGRCQGGFCSPRVAEIISRELDIPMTEITKEGKGFEILVEPAKESLQAEVSDNE from the coding sequence ATGAAAGAAACCGAAGTTGTGATTATAGGTGGAGGAGTTATAGGAACAGCTATTGCTAGAGAGTTAGCTAATTATAATGTTGATGTGGTTTTAGTAGAAAAAGATGCAGATTTAGCCTCTGGAACTAGTAAAGCTAATAGCGGCATTATTCATGCTGGTTATAATGCTGACCCAACTAAATTAAAAGGTAGATTAAATGTTAGAAGTAATAAATTATTCGATCAATTGACTAAAGAATTAAATGTTCCTTTTAAGAGAATTGGTTCTTTAGTTGTTGCTAAGGCTGAAGAGGAGATTGAAGTTTTAAAAGAATTAAAGAAACGGGGAGAAGAAAACGGATTAAAAGATTTAAAGATAGTTCAAGGGTCTCAATTAGTAGATTTAGAGCCAAATCTAAATGAGGAGATTATAGCTGCACTTTATGCACCGACTGCTGGTATTATCTGTCCTTATGAGTTAACTATTGCTCAAGGAGAGAATGCAGCTAAGAATGGAGTAGAAGTCTTATTAGAAACTGAAGTTACAGATATAGAAGTAAAATATAATCATAAATTAATTAAGACTAACCAAGGTGAAATTAAAACTGATTATGTAATTAATGCAGCAGGAGTATATGCAGATAAGGTTGCTCGTATGGTGGGGATTGATGATTTTGAAATTACTCCTCGCCGGGGAGAATACTATTTATTTGATAAGGAAAAAGGTTCTGAAGTAAATCATGTTATCTTTCAGGTGCCAACAGAAGTGAGTAAAGGAATTTTAGTAACTCCTACAGTAGATGATAATCTACTAATCGGCCCTAATGCAGAAGTAATAGATGATAAAGATAATGTAGCGACTACTCGGAAAGGTTTAGATGAAGTAATTAATGGAGCTAAGAGAACATTACCTGAGTTATCATTACGCGGATTAGTTACAGAATTTACCGGTCTTAGAGCAGCAGAAGTAAAGAGTGGAGATTTTATTATTGAGGCTGCTAAGGAAGTAAAAGATTTTATTAATGTAGCAGGTATTCAATCGCCAGGTCTCTCTTGTGCCCCTGCTATTGGTGAAATGGTAGCAGAGATCTTACAAGAAGAAGGATTACACTTAGTTACTAAAGAAACATTCGAGCCTTATCGAGAAGAGCCAGTAAGGTTTAGAGAACTTACTTATGAAGAGAGAGCAGAGTTGGTCGAGAAAGATAATAATTATGGCCAGATAATTTGTAGATGTGAAACGGTAACTGAAGGAGAGATTGTAGATGCCATTCATCGACCAGTACCAGCGACAACTATTGGAGCAATTAAACGAAGAACAAGAGCAGGAATGGGGAGATGTCAAGGGGGCTTTTGTAGTCCAAGAGTGGCAGAAATCATTTCTAGGGAATTAGATATTCCGATGACTGAGATTACTAAAGAAGGTAAAGGATTTGAGATATTAGTAGAACCAGCAAAAGAATCTTTGCAGGCTGAGGTGAGTGATAATGAATAG
- the glpK gene encoding glycerol kinase GlpK, which translates to MEEYILSIDQGTTSSRAIIFNEAGEAVNQDQKEFKQIYPKPGWVEHDANEIWGTTIGVVADALAKADIKAEQIAGIGITNQRETTVIWDVETGKPIHNAIVWQDRRTASICDELKEQGLEEKIREKTGLVVDAYFSGTKIKWILDNVAGAKEKAKKGQLRFGTIDSWLIWKLTGGNVHVTDYSNASRTLIYNIHDLEWDQEMLEILDIPGSMLPEVKSSSEIYGHTVDYHFFGKEVPIAGIAGDQQAATFGQGCYEPGMAKNTYGTGCFMLMNTGTEAVTSENGLLTTIAWGLDGEVNYALEGSVFIAGAAVQWLRDELKLIDESPDSEYFATKVDGSDGVYVVPAFTGLGAPYWDMYARGAIVGLTRGTNRNHLIRATLESLAYQTRDVLEAMEADSGLDLKELRVDGGAAANDFLMQFQADILGSEVERPTVTETTALGAAYLAGLAIGYWEDKEEILAKQKVDNTFKPKMDEEKKSKLYNGWKKAVKRAMDWEEPE; encoded by the coding sequence ATGGAAGAATATATTTTATCTATTGACCAAGGAACTACTAGCTCAAGAGCTATTATCTTTAATGAAGCTGGAGAAGCAGTTAATCAAGATCAAAAAGAATTCAAACAGATTTATCCTAAACCTGGTTGGGTAGAACATGATGCGAACGAAATTTGGGGAACGACTATTGGAGTAGTAGCAGATGCCTTAGCTAAGGCTGATATTAAAGCTGAACAGATTGCTGGGATCGGAATTACTAACCAAAGGGAAACTACAGTAATTTGGGATGTAGAAACAGGCAAGCCGATTCATAATGCTATTGTCTGGCAAGATAGAAGAACAGCTAGTATTTGTGATGAATTAAAAGAGCAAGGATTAGAAGAAAAGATAAGAGAAAAGACAGGATTAGTAGTAGATGCTTACTTCTCTGGTACAAAGATTAAGTGGATTTTAGATAATGTAGCTGGAGCTAAAGAAAAGGCTAAAAAAGGTCAATTAAGATTTGGAACTATAGACTCCTGGTTAATTTGGAAATTAACCGGTGGTAATGTCCATGTTACTGATTATTCTAATGCATCGCGAACTCTAATCTATAATATTCATGATTTAGAGTGGGATCAAGAAATGCTGGAAATTTTAGATATTCCAGGAAGTATGTTACCAGAAGTTAAATCTAGTAGCGAGATTTATGGACATACTGTTGATTATCACTTTTTTGGTAAGGAAGTACCGATTGCAGGTATAGCAGGAGATCAGCAGGCAGCTACTTTTGGTCAAGGCTGTTATGAACCAGGAATGGCTAAGAACACATATGGAACGGGATGTTTTATGTTAATGAATACAGGAACTGAAGCAGTTACCTCAGAAAATGGTTTGTTAACAACTATTGCTTGGGGATTAGATGGTGAAGTTAATTATGCCTTAGAAGGTAGTGTATTTATCGCTGGAGCTGCTGTTCAGTGGTTAAGAGATGAATTGAAGCTAATCGATGAATCTCCAGATTCTGAGTATTTTGCTACTAAAGTAGATGGTTCCGATGGAGTTTATGTAGTGCCGGCTTTTACAGGGTTAGGTGCTCCTTATTGGGATATGTATGCTAGAGGAGCTATTGTAGGCTTGACTAGAGGAACTAACCGAAACCATTTAATTAGAGCAACTTTAGAATCATTAGCTTATCAAACAAGAGATGTATTAGAAGCTATGGAAGCTGATTCAGGATTGGATTTAAAGGAGTTAAGAGTTGATGGTGGAGCAGCAGCAAATGATTTCTTAATGCAGTTCCAAGCAGATATCTTAGGTAGTGAAGTAGAGAGACCAACAGTTACAGAAACAACTGCTTTAGGTGCAGCTTATTTAGCTGGATTAGCTATAGGTTATTGGGAAGATAAAGAAGAAATATTAGCTAAGCAGAAAGTAGATAATACGTTTAAACCTAAAATGGATGAAGAAAAAAAGTCAAAGTTATATAATGGTTGGAAAAAAGCGGTTAAGAGAGCCATGGATTGGGAAGAACCTGAATAA